A window of Candidatus Eisenbacteria bacterium contains these coding sequences:
- the mgtE gene encoding magnesium transporter, producing MTLRSETEHAADLAGSDLRESWRLLTPDERFEAFMELQREDAEELFFELPAREQADLLLAMASTQRRSWMRLLPPDDAADVIQEVDDSHRETLLSLLDGPTRHEVAALLAYAEDDAGGLMNPRYARVRADVTVDEALSYLRKQAREVLENVYYVYVIDAELKLAGAVSFRDLFSAPSTRTVRDIMSTDLVTAREDMDQEELSRLFAEHDLQAIPVVDADGRMKGIVTVDDIVDVIREEATEDIQKIGGTAALDAPYLDTPFADMIKKRVGWLAVLFVGEMFTASAMGRFEHEIAKAVVLSVFIPLIISSGGNAGSQASTLVIRAMALGEVKLGDWWHVVRRELMQGLVMGVFLGLIGFVRVHIWESLFHSYGPHTHLIALTIGSSVIGVVMFGTLMGSMLPLLLRRAGLDPASASAPFVATLVDVTGIVIYFSIASLLLRGTLL from the coding sequence ATGACCCTGCGCAGCGAAACCGAGCACGCCGCCGATCTCGCCGGTTCCGACCTGCGCGAGTCGTGGCGCCTGCTGACGCCCGACGAGCGCTTCGAAGCGTTCATGGAACTGCAGCGCGAAGACGCCGAGGAGCTGTTCTTCGAGCTGCCCGCTCGCGAGCAGGCGGATCTGCTGCTGGCGATGGCGTCGACGCAGCGACGTTCCTGGATGCGCCTGCTGCCGCCGGACGACGCCGCCGACGTCATACAGGAGGTGGACGACAGCCATCGAGAGACGCTGCTGTCGCTGCTCGATGGGCCGACGCGGCACGAAGTGGCGGCACTGCTGGCCTACGCCGAGGACGACGCCGGCGGGCTCATGAATCCGCGCTACGCTCGAGTGCGCGCCGACGTCACCGTCGACGAGGCGCTCAGCTACCTGCGCAAGCAGGCGCGCGAGGTGCTCGAGAACGTCTACTACGTCTACGTGATCGACGCGGAGCTCAAGCTGGCGGGTGCGGTGTCGTTCCGCGATCTGTTCTCGGCACCGAGCACCAGGACGGTGCGCGACATCATGAGCACCGATCTCGTCACCGCGCGCGAGGACATGGACCAGGAAGAGCTGTCGCGATTGTTCGCGGAGCATGACCTCCAGGCGATCCCGGTCGTGGATGCCGATGGCCGCATGAAGGGCATCGTGACGGTCGACGACATCGTCGACGTCATCCGGGAAGAGGCCACCGAGGACATCCAGAAGATCGGTGGTACCGCGGCCCTCGATGCGCCGTACCTCGACACCCCGTTCGCCGACATGATCAAGAAGCGCGTGGGGTGGCTCGCGGTGCTGTTCGTTGGCGAGATGTTCACCGCCAGCGCGATGGGCCGCTTCGAGCACGAGATTGCGAAAGCAGTGGTGTTGTCGGTGTTCATCCCGCTCATCATCTCGAGCGGCGGCAACGCCGGTTCGCAGGCCTCCACGCTGGTCATTCGCGCCATGGCGCTCGGCGAAGTGAAGCTCGGCGACTGGTGGCACGTGGTTCGTCGCGAACTCATGCAGGGGCTCGTGATGGGCGTGTTCCTGGGCCTCATCGGCTTCGTGCGCGTCCACATCTGGGAGTCGCTGTTCCACAGCTACGGCCCGCACACGCACCTGATCGCGCTGACGATTGGTTCGAGTGTGATCGGCGTGGTGATGTTCGGAACCCTGATGGGCTCCATGCTGCCGCTGCTGTTGCGCCGCGCCGGGCTCGATCCCGCGAGCGCCTCGGCCCCGTTCGTGGCGACGCTCGTCGACGTGACCGGCATCGTGATCTACTTCTCGATCGCGAGCCTGCTGCTGCGGGGCACGCTGCTGTAA
- a CDS encoding dihydroorotase, producing the protein MVRGLAREGGRVSGVTILQGARHWKSGATIDVAMRDGAIVEVRPSQSAEIKSDTLIEAAGRVLAPGLVDLHVHLREPGQTSKESIATGTRAAAAGGFTAVACMPNTNPVVDNVAWVRWVLERAAESGHCRVHPIAVVTLGQKGEQLAEMHALAAAGAVAFSDDGRPVMSAAIMRRALEYSRPLGLPIVCHEEDLTLKGDGHMNEGAVATRLGIRGIPSQAESVMAWRDVDLAALTRGRVHLAHLSCASSFEALRHARRRGLNVTGETCPHYWMLTEEAVGDYDTHAKMNPPLRAEHDRLATIEAIVDGTIDCLTTDHAPHTFEEKRQTFDAAPFGIVGLETAIALTVTGLVEPGHLSLARAIELWTDAPRRVFGLPQVSLEVGSPADLVLLEPEERWTVEPAAFYSKGRNTPFGGMQVRGRAALTMCGGRITHALPAVVIRRGAETGAAVGAM; encoded by the coding sequence ATGGTGCGCGGGCTCGCTCGCGAAGGCGGCCGCGTGAGCGGCGTGACGATCCTGCAGGGCGCACGCCATTGGAAGAGCGGCGCGACGATCGATGTCGCGATGCGAGACGGCGCGATCGTCGAGGTGCGCCCGTCGCAATCCGCCGAGATCAAGTCCGACACGCTGATCGAGGCCGCGGGCCGGGTACTCGCCCCGGGGCTCGTCGATCTGCACGTACACCTGCGAGAGCCCGGACAGACCTCAAAGGAGTCGATCGCGACCGGCACGCGCGCGGCTGCGGCGGGCGGATTCACCGCGGTCGCGTGCATGCCCAACACGAACCCGGTGGTCGACAACGTAGCGTGGGTGCGCTGGGTACTCGAGCGCGCGGCCGAGTCTGGCCACTGCCGCGTGCATCCGATCGCCGTGGTGACACTCGGCCAGAAGGGCGAGCAGCTCGCCGAGATGCATGCACTGGCCGCCGCGGGTGCGGTCGCGTTCTCGGACGACGGGCGCCCGGTAATGAGTGCGGCGATCATGCGCCGGGCACTCGAATACTCGCGTCCGCTCGGGCTGCCGATCGTGTGTCACGAGGAAGACCTCACGCTCAAGGGCGATGGCCACATGAACGAAGGCGCGGTCGCAACGCGGCTCGGGATCCGCGGCATTCCGAGCCAGGCCGAGAGCGTGATGGCGTGGCGCGACGTCGATCTCGCGGCGCTTACGCGCGGTCGCGTGCACCTGGCACACCTCTCGTGCGCGAGCTCGTTCGAAGCCTTGCGCCATGCGAGGCGGCGCGGCCTGAACGTGACCGGCGAAACCTGCCCGCACTACTGGATGCTCACCGAGGAAGCCGTCGGCGATTACGACACACACGCCAAGATGAATCCGCCACTGCGCGCCGAGCACGACCGCCTTGCGACCATCGAAGCGATCGTGGATGGAACGATCGATTGCCTCACCACCGATCACGCCCCCCACACCTTCGAAGAGAAGCGCCAGACCTTTGATGCGGCACCCTTCGGGATCGTGGGGCTCGAGACCGCGATCGCGCTCACCGTGACCGGGCTCGTCGAGCCCGGTCACCTGTCGCTCGCTCGCGCGATCGAGCTGTGGACCGATGCGCCGCGGCGCGTGTTCGGGCTTCCGCAGGTTTCGCTCGAAGTGGGCTCGCCCGCCGACCTGGTGCTGCTCGAGCCGGAGGAGCGCTGGACGGTCGAGCCTGCAGCCTTCTACTCGAAGGGCCGCAACACGCCGTTTGGTGGGATGCAGGTTCGCGGTCGCGCAGCACTCACGATGTGCGGCGGTCGGATCACGCACGCGCTTCCCGCAGTCGTGATTCGTCGCGGCGCCGAAACGGGCGCGGCCGTGGGGGCGATGTGA
- a CDS encoding EamA family transporter, with protein sequence MPRSLRARILIAFACVYVIWGSTYLGIHWALESFPPFSLGGIRFLIAGGALFAILRWRGAALPTAAQWRSSLILGGLMLFMGNAGVTWSSQHAPSGLVSLIVCTVPLWMAILPFVLEHKTPAPAVIAGLAVGFAGIVMLVGPAATRASGAMPVVPAIVLTIGSLAWAYGSLQAPKLEMPASKLMGAAMQMLCAGALFTVPIVATGELPRLAAATITPRAVSAMLYLIVFGSIVGFTAYAWLLSATTPARVSTYAFVNPIVAVLLGWAFGGEAITARVILSGALIVGAVALITLAPAKARSVAPKPVEHDLDRAGNRVA encoded by the coding sequence ATGCCGCGCAGTCTCCGTGCCCGCATCCTGATCGCGTTTGCCTGTGTGTACGTGATCTGGGGCTCGACCTACCTCGGCATCCACTGGGCGCTCGAATCGTTCCCGCCCTTTTCGCTCGGCGGGATTCGATTCCTGATCGCGGGTGGCGCGCTGTTCGCGATCCTGAGGTGGCGCGGCGCAGCACTGCCGACCGCCGCTCAGTGGCGCTCCTCTCTGATCCTCGGCGGACTCATGCTGTTCATGGGAAACGCAGGCGTGACCTGGTCCTCTCAGCACGCGCCCTCGGGGCTCGTCTCGCTGATCGTCTGCACGGTGCCGCTGTGGATGGCGATCCTGCCGTTCGTGCTCGAGCACAAGACGCCCGCACCCGCCGTGATCGCGGGGCTCGCAGTCGGATTTGCAGGCATCGTGATGCTGGTCGGCCCGGCGGCAACGCGCGCGAGCGGCGCAATGCCGGTCGTTCCGGCCATCGTGCTCACCATCGGCTCGCTGGCGTGGGCGTATGGCTCGTTGCAGGCGCCGAAGCTCGAGATGCCGGCCTCCAAACTGATGGGTGCCGCGATGCAGATGCTGTGCGCCGGCGCGCTCTTCACGGTGCCGATCGTCGCGACCGGGGAGCTGCCGCGGCTCGCCGCGGCGACGATCACTCCGCGCGCCGTGAGCGCGATGCTCTACCTGATCGTGTTCGGATCGATCGTGGGATTCACCGCCTATGCGTGGCTGCTGAGCGCGACGACGCCTGCGCGGGTTTCGACCTACGCGTTCGTGAACCCGATCGTCGCCGTGCTGCTCGGCTGGGCGTTCGGAGGTGAGGCCATCACGGCACGCGTGATCCTGTCGGGTGCGCTGATCGTGGGGGCAGTCGCGCTGATCACGCTGGCTCCGGCGAAGGCACGGAGTGTCGCTCCGAAGCCGGTCGAGCACGATCTCGATCGTGCCGGAAATCGGGTTGCGTAG
- the carA gene encoding glutamine-hydrolyzing carbamoyl-phosphate synthase small subunit encodes MKRRPPAILALEDGRVFRGESFGAPTETTGEVVFNTAMSGYQEVLSDPSYCGQIVTFTYPLMGNYGVNSEDFESDRLRAQGMICREVCEVPSNWRSTGRLQDLLEQRNVPGICGIDTRALTRHLRSAGVMRGCLSATESDADVLVEKARRSPSMMGLALADLVTTSEPYWWGAFGPAETDDAADAAKPLALVYDFGVKYNILRRLRIEGFRVRVVPARTPAREVLAMKPDGVVLSNGPGDPEPLDFAIDATREVAKAVPTLGICLGHQLIGLAFGGKSGKLKFGHRGINHPVIDLRTHAVEVTSQNHGFYVDVDSMPEGEFEITHVSGNDRSLEGMVHRKLPVFACQYHPESAPGPHDSRPWFKAFADAVAKRRGEKSTMKPAELATGKAR; translated from the coding sequence GTGAAGCGTCGCCCGCCGGCGATCCTCGCGCTGGAAGATGGCCGCGTATTCCGCGGCGAGTCGTTCGGTGCGCCCACCGAGACGACCGGCGAAGTGGTGTTCAACACCGCAATGAGCGGCTACCAGGAAGTGTTGAGCGATCCTTCCTACTGCGGCCAGATCGTCACCTTCACTTATCCGCTCATGGGCAATTACGGCGTCAACTCCGAGGACTTCGAGAGCGATCGCCTCCGCGCGCAGGGCATGATCTGTCGCGAGGTATGCGAGGTGCCAAGCAACTGGCGCTCGACTGGGCGGCTTCAAGACTTGCTCGAGCAGCGCAACGTGCCCGGGATCTGCGGCATCGATACCCGAGCACTCACGCGTCACCTGCGCTCCGCCGGCGTCATGCGTGGCTGTCTCTCGGCGACCGAGTCCGACGCCGACGTGCTGGTCGAGAAGGCGCGCAGGAGCCCGAGCATGATGGGCCTGGCACTCGCCGATCTCGTCACGACCAGCGAGCCCTACTGGTGGGGCGCTTTCGGGCCTGCCGAGACCGACGACGCGGCCGATGCCGCGAAGCCTCTCGCCCTGGTCTACGACTTTGGCGTCAAGTACAACATTCTGCGGCGGCTGCGCATCGAGGGCTTCCGCGTGCGTGTGGTGCCGGCGCGCACGCCCGCGCGCGAGGTGCTCGCGATGAAGCCCGATGGCGTCGTGCTGTCGAATGGCCCGGGCGACCCGGAGCCGCTCGACTTCGCGATCGACGCCACGCGCGAAGTGGCGAAGGCGGTGCCCACGCTCGGCATCTGCCTGGGCCACCAGTTGATCGGCCTCGCGTTCGGGGGAAAAAGCGGCAAGCTCAAGTTCGGACATCGAGGCATCAATCACCCGGTGATCGACCTGCGCACCCATGCCGTCGAGGTGACCTCGCAGAACCACGGCTTCTATGTGGACGTCGACTCGATGCCGGAGGGCGAGTTCGAGATCACGCACGTGAGCGGCAACGACCGCTCACTCGAGGGCATGGTGCATCGCAAGCTCCCGGTGTTCGCGTGTCAGTACCACCCTGAGTCCGCCCCCGGCCCGCATGACTCGCGCCCGTGGTTCAAAGCGTTCGCAGACGCGGTCGCGAAGCGGCGGGGCGAGAAGTCGACGATGAAACCGGCCGAGCTTGCGACCGGAAAGGCCCGCTGA
- the carB gene encoding carbamoyl-phosphate synthase large subunit, with translation MPVRPGLKKVLILGAGPIVIGQACEFDYSGTQGCRALRSLGIEVVLLNSNPATIMTDPEFADRTYIEPLRPEIAERIIERERPDALLPTLGGQTALNLAIALAHSGVLAKHNVQLIGASLDAIETAEDRNRFKHAMEAEGLQLPKSGYVDTVHGAVELAEQLGYPLVIRASFTLGGQGSGLVHDRRQLREVARLAIAQSGSGSILIEECLVGWKEFELEVMRDRADNVVIVCSIENFDPLGVHTGDSITVAPAQTLSDVCYQEMRDAALRVMRAIKVEAGGSNIQFAVHPDTGEMRIIEMNPRVSRSSALASKATGFPIAKIAALLAAGLTLDEIPNDITRKTPACFEPTLDYCVVKIPRWAFEKFRGADPRLGTRMKSVGEVMAIGRNFPEALLKGWRGLESGSGLLPGPAAAIELPGLIEAIREPYADRLRDLFRVLASGESPESVAAATGVDPWFLHQMKRITDLDHELTTVATRDSEAAWSEGLVYEAKRLGISDLTLADRLDTTEVEVRRRRHEEGILPVMKAVDTCGAEFAAETPYFYSTYEDETETPTSTRPRVIILGSGPNRIGQGLEFDYCCVQAALELKERGYDVLIVNSNPETVSTDYDISSRLYFEPLTTEDVLNVVEAEKPIGVIVQLGGQTPLKLARSLHEAGVPLWGTPFDGLDLAENRERFRLLIQELGLLQPPSLTAASPAEALHAARTLGYPVLVRPSYVLGGRGMRVVYREEELRDWLEHEALVSAAEPVLVDQFLGGALEVDVDAVADGETVLIGAVMEHIEEAGIHSGDSTCVIPPFTLGEETVAEVRRVTAKLAHALGVKGLLNVQFAVRNDEVFVLEANPRASRTVPFVSKAIGLPLARIAARVMAGERLADIAPAEAPEATMVSVKKPVLPFARFPGEDSLLGPEMKSTGEVMGRDMDFGRALAKAHLGSGDPLPDSGTVFLSLRDDDKRAITFMAKKLVELGYDLVATRGTARFLARNGVPCRQVFKVHEGRPNVVDMIESAEIQLVINTPLGRTSEYDEKAIRASAIAYGVPVITTVAGALAATSGIEAMRRGPLEVTALQERI, from the coding sequence ATGCCCGTCCGCCCCGGTCTCAAGAAGGTTCTGATCCTCGGCGCTGGTCCGATCGTGATCGGGCAGGCGTGCGAGTTCGACTACTCGGGGACCCAGGGTTGTCGCGCGCTGCGCTCACTCGGCATCGAAGTGGTGCTGCTCAACTCGAACCCGGCCACGATCATGACCGACCCCGAGTTCGCCGATCGCACCTACATCGAGCCGCTGCGCCCCGAGATCGCCGAGCGCATCATCGAGCGCGAAAGGCCGGACGCGCTGCTGCCGACTCTCGGCGGCCAGACGGCACTCAACCTGGCGATCGCGCTCGCGCATTCAGGCGTGCTCGCCAAGCACAACGTGCAGTTGATCGGCGCGTCGCTCGATGCGATCGAGACGGCGGAAGATCGCAATCGCTTCAAGCACGCCATGGAAGCCGAGGGGCTCCAGCTTCCCAAGTCCGGCTACGTGGACACCGTGCACGGTGCCGTGGAGCTGGCCGAGCAGCTCGGGTATCCGCTCGTGATTCGCGCTTCGTTCACGCTCGGCGGGCAGGGTTCGGGGCTCGTACACGATCGCCGGCAGCTGCGCGAAGTGGCGCGACTGGCAATCGCGCAGAGCGGCTCCGGCTCGATTCTGATCGAAGAGTGTCTGGTCGGCTGGAAGGAATTCGAGCTGGAAGTGATGCGCGATCGGGCGGACAACGTGGTGATCGTGTGCTCGATTGAGAACTTCGATCCGCTCGGCGTTCATACCGGTGACAGCATCACGGTGGCGCCCGCGCAGACGCTCTCGGATGTCTGCTATCAGGAGATGCGCGACGCAGCACTTCGCGTGATGCGGGCGATCAAGGTCGAAGCGGGCGGATCGAACATCCAGTTCGCCGTGCACCCGGATACGGGCGAGATGCGCATCATCGAAATGAATCCGCGCGTCTCCCGCTCCTCGGCGCTCGCGAGCAAGGCCACCGGGTTCCCGATCGCAAAGATCGCGGCGCTGCTCGCGGCCGGGCTCACGCTCGACGAGATCCCGAACGACATCACCCGGAAGACGCCGGCGTGTTTCGAGCCGACGCTCGATTACTGCGTGGTCAAGATCCCGCGCTGGGCGTTCGAAAAGTTCCGCGGCGCCGATCCGCGCCTCGGCACGCGCATGAAGTCGGTGGGCGAGGTGATGGCGATCGGACGCAACTTCCCCGAGGCGCTGCTCAAGGGCTGGCGTGGACTCGAGAGCGGGAGCGGCCTCCTGCCGGGGCCGGCGGCCGCGATCGAGCTGCCGGGACTGATCGAGGCGATCCGCGAGCCGTACGCCGATCGACTGCGTGACCTGTTCCGCGTGCTCGCAAGCGGTGAGAGCCCGGAGTCGGTGGCGGCGGCGACCGGCGTGGACCCGTGGTTCCTGCATCAGATGAAGCGCATCACCGATCTCGATCACGAGCTGACGACGGTCGCGACCCGCGACTCCGAAGCGGCATGGAGCGAGGGGCTCGTCTACGAAGCCAAGCGGCTCGGCATCTCGGATTTGACGCTCGCGGACCGACTCGATACCACCGAGGTCGAAGTACGGAGACGCCGTCACGAGGAAGGGATCCTGCCGGTGATGAAGGCCGTCGACACCTGCGGCGCCGAATTCGCAGCCGAGACGCCCTACTTCTACTCGACCTACGAAGATGAGACCGAGACGCCCACGAGCACGCGGCCGCGCGTGATCATTTTGGGCAGCGGGCCCAATCGAATCGGACAGGGGCTCGAGTTCGACTACTGCTGCGTGCAGGCGGCGCTCGAGCTGAAGGAGCGCGGCTACGATGTGCTGATCGTCAACTCGAATCCCGAGACGGTGAGCACCGACTACGACATCTCGAGTCGTCTCTACTTCGAGCCGCTCACTACGGAAGACGTGCTGAACGTGGTCGAGGCTGAGAAGCCGATCGGCGTAATCGTTCAGCTCGGCGGGCAGACGCCGCTCAAGCTGGCGCGATCGCTCCACGAGGCGGGCGTGCCGTTGTGGGGCACGCCGTTCGACGGGCTCGACCTGGCCGAGAATCGTGAGCGATTCCGATTGCTCATTCAGGAGCTGGGCCTGCTGCAGCCACCGAGTCTCACCGCCGCATCGCCGGCCGAGGCGCTGCACGCGGCGCGTACGCTCGGTTATCCGGTGCTGGTGCGGCCTTCGTACGTACTCGGTGGGCGCGGCATGCGCGTGGTGTATCGCGAGGAAGAGCTGCGCGACTGGCTCGAGCACGAAGCGCTCGTGTCGGCCGCGGAGCCGGTGCTGGTGGATCAGTTCCTGGGCGGCGCCCTCGAAGTCGACGTGGACGCGGTTGCGGATGGCGAAACGGTGCTGATCGGTGCGGTGATGGAGCACATCGAGGAAGCCGGGATCCATTCCGGTGACTCCACGTGCGTGATCCCGCCATTCACGCTCGGCGAAGAAACGGTCGCCGAGGTGCGCCGCGTGACGGCCAAGCTCGCTCACGCGCTCGGCGTCAAGGGGCTTCTGAACGTGCAGTTCGCGGTGCGCAACGACGAGGTGTTCGTGCTCGAGGCCAATCCGCGCGCCTCGCGCACCGTACCGTTCGTGAGCAAAGCGATCGGCCTTCCGCTTGCGCGAATCGCGGCGCGTGTCATGGCGGGCGAGCGACTGGCGGACATCGCACCCGCCGAAGCGCCCGAAGCCACCATGGTGAGCGTCAAGAAACCGGTGCTTCCGTTCGCCCGCTTCCCGGGCGAGGACTCGCTGCTGGGCCCCGAGATGAAGTCGACCGGCGAGGTGATGGGGCGCGACATGGACTTCGGCCGCGCACTCGCCAAGGCTCACCTGGGCTCGGGGGATCCGCTTCCCGACAGTGGAACCGTGTTCCTGAGCCTGCGGGACGACGACAAGCGTGCCATCACGTTCATGGCGAAGAAACTGGTCGAACTGGGGTATGACCTGGTGGCGACGCGGGGCACCGCGCGCTTCCTGGCACGCAACGGAGTACCCTGCCGCCAGGTTTTCAAGGTGCACGAGGGGCGGCCCAACGTGGTGGACATGATCGAATCCGCAGAGATCCAGCTCGTGATCAACACCCCGCTCGGACGTACGTCCGAGTACGACGAGAAGGCGATTCGCGCCAGTGCGATCGCGTACGGAGTGCCGGTGATCACGACGGTCGCGGGCGCCCTTGCCGCGACCTCCGGCATCGAAGCGATGCGGCGCGGACCGCTCGAAGTGACCGCACTGCAGGAGCGAATCTAG
- a CDS encoding Lrp/AsnC family transcriptional regulator produces the protein MDEIDLKIISALQKDGRIANAEIARQVGMAPSAVLERIRRLEERGVITGYHAQVAPVQVGRSLLAFVLVRTDERTGEHDTAKSLVEIPDVLEVHHVAGQDCYLLKVRCENTEEFGRLLRDRVGSIATVRSTQSTIVLGTFKESMTLPLAAGEAVTTNGKKSGARR, from the coding sequence ATGGACGAGATCGATCTCAAGATCATTTCCGCGCTTCAGAAGGATGGCCGCATCGCGAACGCCGAGATCGCGAGGCAGGTCGGAATGGCGCCCTCGGCAGTGCTCGAACGCATCCGCCGGCTCGAAGAACGTGGCGTGATCACCGGCTACCACGCGCAGGTTGCGCCGGTCCAAGTCGGGCGTTCGCTGCTCGCGTTCGTGCTGGTGCGAACCGACGAGCGCACCGGCGAGCACGACACCGCCAAGTCGCTGGTCGAGATTCCCGACGTGCTCGAGGTGCACCATGTGGCGGGGCAGGACTGCTACCTGCTCAAGGTGCGGTGCGAGAACACCGAGGAGTTCGGCCGGCTGTTGCGCGATCGCGTTGGCTCGATCGCGACCGTGCGTTCGACGCAGTCCACGATCGTGCTGGGCACGTTCAAGGAATCGATGACGCTGCCGCTTGCCGCGGGCGAGGCAGTGACGACCAACGGCAAGAAGTCCGGAGCGCGGCGATGA
- a CDS encoding aspartate carbamoyltransferase catalytic subunit, with the protein MNHARLHPHAPAPSGAGASSHPRHLLGLEHLQRETLLALLEDAAKWRERARTRELPCERPRGVTVCNAFFEDSTRTRISFELAEQRVGATRVSFSASGSSVSKGETLLDTARVIAAMNVDVLVVRHPSSGSAAHLARHLDAIVVNGGDGTHEHPTQGLLDLLTLRDAWDGRFEGRRMAIVGDIAHSRVARSAIHGLRKLGATITVAGPATLLPAEVESLGVRVAHSADEALEGADAAMALRIQRERMECGLLPSMGEYAREWGLNAERVSRMKPHAVVMHPGPMNRGVEIAPDVADGERSVIFDQVENGVAVRCAVLEWCAGSLAKAAA; encoded by the coding sequence ATGAACCATGCCCGATTGCACCCACACGCCCCGGCGCCCAGCGGCGCAGGGGCTTCGTCTCATCCGCGCCATCTGCTCGGCCTCGAACACCTGCAGCGCGAGACGCTGCTCGCACTCCTCGAGGATGCGGCCAAATGGCGCGAGCGGGCCCGCACGCGTGAACTGCCGTGCGAGAGGCCTCGAGGCGTGACCGTGTGCAACGCGTTCTTCGAGGACTCGACGCGCACGCGCATTTCGTTCGAGCTGGCGGAGCAGCGGGTCGGGGCTACGCGCGTTTCGTTCTCCGCGAGCGGCTCTTCGGTATCCAAGGGCGAGACATTGCTCGATACCGCGCGCGTGATCGCCGCGATGAACGTGGACGTGCTGGTGGTGCGGCATCCGTCATCGGGTTCGGCCGCGCACCTGGCGAGGCACTTGGACGCGATCGTGGTGAATGGCGGCGACGGCACGCACGAGCACCCGACGCAGGGCCTGCTCGACCTGCTGACGCTGCGCGACGCTTGGGACGGTCGATTCGAGGGTCGCCGCATGGCGATCGTCGGTGACATCGCGCACTCACGCGTCGCGCGCTCCGCAATCCACGGACTGCGCAAGCTGGGTGCGACGATCACGGTCGCGGGCCCGGCGACGCTGCTGCCGGCCGAAGTCGAATCGCTCGGCGTGCGTGTCGCGCATTCGGCCGACGAGGCGCTCGAGGGCGCAGACGCCGCGATGGCGCTGCGCATCCAGCGCGAGCGCATGGAGTGCGGGCTGCTGCCGAGCATGGGCGAGTACGCGCGCGAGTGGGGGCTCAACGCCGAGCGCGTCTCGCGCATGAAGCCGCACGCAGTCGTCATGCACCCGGGGCCCATGAATCGCGGCGTCGAGATTGCGCCCGATGTGGCCGACGGCGAACGCTCGGTGATCTTCGACCAGGTCGAGAACGGTGTGGCGGTGCGCTGCGCGGTGCTCGAATGGTGCGCGGGCTCGCTCGCGAAGGCGGCCGCGTGA